The following DNA comes from Gadus macrocephalus chromosome 5, ASM3116895v1.
GGCATCCATGGCAACCGCGCAGCCAATCTGCCAAGTCCAATAGAAAATCAGCAGCGAGGGCGACTGTCTTTTTCCCCTTCAAAAAACATCTCGGCTCGAGTCGTGATGCTCTTGTACTCTCGACCCTCGCCCACCGAGttgagcaggaggaggatgcAGCAGTGAGCCGGAGCGACTCGCTCCTCACCGAATGTAACAGAGCATCCGATCCGTTCGGACCGGAGGTTCGACCCGAGGAGGCGCGCGAGGACGGAGGAGTGCGACGCACGAGCgacgggaggaggaagggacaCGCTCAGCCTCCATGTTTCAGCTGCCCATCTTAAACTTTAGCCCCCAGCAGGTCGCGGGGGTCTGCGAGACCCTCGAGGAGAGCGGGGACATCGAGCGCCTCGGCCGCTTCCTGTGGTCCCTGCCGGTCGCCCCAGCCGCCTGCGAGGTCCTCAACAAGAACGAGGCGGTGCTGAGGGCGCGCGCCATCGTGGCCTACCACAGCGGTAACTTCCGGGAGCTCTACCACATCCTGGAGAACCACAAGTTCACCAAAGACTCGCACAGCAAGCTGCAGGCCCTGTGGCTGGAGGCGCACTACCAGGAGGCGGAGAAGCTGCGGGGCCGCCCGCTGGGGCCCGTGGACAAGTACCGCGTGCGGAAGAAGTTCCCGTTGCCCCGCACAATCTGGGACGGCGAGCAGAAGACCCACTGCTTCAAGGAGAGGACCCGACACTTGTTACGGGAATGGTACCTGCAGGACCCCTACCCCAACCCCAGTAAAAAGAGGGAGCTTGCCCAGGCCACCGGACTTACCCCCACACAAGTGGGGAACTGGTTCAAGAACCGGAGACAAAGAGACCGAGCGGCGGCCGCCAAGAACCGGTAAGCGCCTTTATGTTGTGGTGTTTGGTGGTTTATCACCAGGTTATCCTCCGCCTGTGTTTTACATCCTATGATAACCGTCCGACACCGATAACCGTCACCGGTCGAGCCTCGAATAACGATGAATAACCACCCATTTCTGGTTTGAACTTGATTAGAGGCGTTCTGAATTCCCCGTGGTCTTGAATAAATAGAGCCAGTGTAACTGTAGTATGATGTATGCTAAACATGATTTACCAAACCGTGATTCAATGGTTCTTTTAAAACAGATATGTGTCACCAGATCAGGGGAACAGTGTGTTTTTGTTCCTGTTGGATAGAAAACGACGCACGGAACAGACCGACTAATGTTAGATGGAGACCGTTTATTACCGTTTATTATAATACCGTCACTATTCCCCAAATAATTGTAAGAATTATAAAGAAGAATTATTAGcctataaattattattattagctacTTTAATATCTACACATATTATGAGCTTAGACTACTTAATAACGGTGTGTTGTGCAGGCTATAAAATCTGTCACTAGTCGGATATCTTTTTTAATGGTTATTGAAACACTTACTAAAGGTGGTGTTTATCTCGGACAGTTTAAAGACAGGAGATCAGATTATGCGTCGAGTCCGAAATCTGCGGTTAATCCTAACGAACCGGTAAACGGGGCGCGAGTCGCCCCTGGTCCGGTCCACGTCCCAGGGTTCCGTAGGGGAGTTCAGACCAGACTTGGGGGtcaaggggggtgtcataaatattttcctgttaagccctttgagactgtaatggtgaacAAGGATACAAATAATatagaatttaatttaattgatttGAATTGACTCAGAGACCGGACCATATAGGTGGATTGTGGCCTTTGACCCGGTGTGTTAATGACCGTGGTTATTGTGTCCAggctccagcagcaggtccTCTCCGGGGGGTCGGTGCGGTCGCTGGCGGATGACGACGGGACGACGGACCGCCTCGGGAACTCGTCGAGCCCCGAGGCCAGCCTGTCCAGCAAGGCCGCCGCCTCGGCCATCTCCATCACGTCCAGCGACAGCGAATGTGACATCTGacggcctcgcgcgaggccgtCCGCAAGTCAGGAGGACAGTTAACGCGCAATAAataaaggagaggaagagagatcaggagagagaggaagagagacaatcTAAAACAGACTTAGTGCCTGCGTGGAAAACAAACACTACGACTGTCGTTCGATGGCGACAGAAACCCGAGGGACGGAAGTCCCGTCTTAAGCCGCCTTCCGGTATTGTTTCGCTTTGACCACATGCGGAGAAATCTAAAAACGATGCATGGAGAATATCCCTGATAACATCCCGGATAACATCCCGGATCACATCCCTctgaagggggcgggggggggggggggggggaaccgagGCCTCCAGACGAGAGTGAATTGAAAAAAGGAATCTGAAGAAGACATTTGAACGCCTAACCTGCTATTTTCTGTGGGTATTTCATGTTGAAAGACTGTGATATTTTTAATTTACTTTAAAAGTTTTATAAATAATGTTTATTTACCTATTTAAACGATTGGCTTTGTCTCTTAGGTTTTCATATTGATTTGCTtggtgtttttaatatttacgTGTGCACAGGTTAACTGGTCAGCATGTGCGCTTTAGTGGAAATGTGAttcagtaaaaaaagaaaagtaaagataacttaataaaatatttgttGACAAAATAACGCAAGTTTAGTCCTTTATTCTTCAAGGTGATAACGCAAATGTAGGACAATTAATTAATTCGGCCTCATTATGGATTCACGATATTGTAAATTGAACGAATAGGCCTACGTCTCCATGGTGACGGGGATGGAGACGTGTTGTGTTGATGATGCTGCGGCCGTGCGGCTCGTCTCGCGCCGACCGTGCCCTAATGCGGGCTGACGGCACGCGAGGGGTCACGGAGAGGCCGCACAGCCGCAGAAGAGGCCAGTGATACTCAGATGAACCACCATATATCAACATATTATGCTATAATACTGCTGGGTTCTATCTTTAAGGCATAttagataataatataatatttaggCCAACCGCAAACGGACTGTTAACGCTATTAGAAGGAAATTCCAGTTTTAAGATCCAGACAGGCACACTATTTGAAATAAgcacaataaaaaacgaaataatAAATAGCCGAGATAATTATAGTAAGTGGATAAATATCTTATgatattgttttaaaaaaatccaaagaaacaaacaaagaaatactATGAAATGGTTAATACACGGCTTATATCCTCCACGGTAAAATTAGGCATTACTAAGAAAAAAAGTATCCCTGAAATTAGCTTAGAATTAAAATAGAATTTGTTATTTATGATGTCATTAAGCACAGAGGAAACTGGAGTAAAAACACCCCGTTCTAAAACCCTATAGCCCTAATCCTAGCCTGTATCTCTTCTATCGGGTGAAGTTGTATTTCTAAAGTGTCTTTGACTCTCATCAGCAGGCCAAAGGACCGGGctgtgaggagggggagaatgGGGCTCTTTTCTATTTCTTTCTAATCATGGGGACAAAATGGCGGAATATTTCCGTTTCTTTTGTGCAAGTGCAGGGAACGCATGAAAAAGTCTTTCTCGCAGTCAATAAGGTTGTCAAACTGGTCAGCAGTAATCAGTGCTAATGATGGGGTCTAGGGTCCCCGCCCGAacaaaagagggggggggggggggggttgtggagaGGCGACCACGGACCCCCCTCCAGAGAAACTAGTAGTCTGGGGGACACCAACATGAACTTTGTTAACGCGTGTGTCTGTCGGTTAGATTCGTTCAGAATCTATAGATTCGTTCAGAATCTAACCGTTGTTAAATAAGTTAACATTTGAAGAGCCATAAGGAGCCATTcttgtatttttctgttttttggaGTCGTTTCCATAATCGTTAAAAGTAGCTACAACTATAATTCCAGTAGGCCTATTTAAAAGCCTTCCATATTTCGTTACTTTGGAATGGCATATTATCAGGTTTATTAGCATATTTAATGAGATTAACATGGAACACTAATGCGAGCAGAACTCCTGACCTTGTTGTGATACATGTatttctttgtctctgtctatgtctgtatgcctttatctgtctctctatgtctgtgtctatgtctatgtctctatgtttctctgtgtctgtctatctgtatgtctgtttttctgtctatatctgtatatctatgtgtttatgtctctctgtgtctctgtctctgtatctttATCCGTCTCAATGTCTCTATATCTATGTGTCTATGTCTCTATGTGCCTTTTTGTCTGTGTCTatctgtatgtctctgtgtctctctatctctgtctgtgtctatatCTGCTTCAATGTCTGTGTCTATGCCTCTGTGTCTCTATATACCCCTATATATATGTCTTGGCTATATGATGTTCAGATGTTCAATCTcagataatataataataatctgcACTTTTCAACCAAAGTGTCAATTTGGAGAGACTCGTCGCCAACATAAATATAGATTTGGAATTTCCGCGAGATCGCAATATAAcgctgttataataataataataattattattattattataataataaaaacaatataataataaaataataattataattattgttatcattataattgtaatttattattattcctataAGTCTAATTAGTGTAAGAAGTAGCCTAGTAGTAGGCCATATTGTCTTCATGAAGTTGGATACATTTGCGTTATAATAACTCCTCAATGTAGATACGCTTGAAAAATATTCAAGCTTATTGAGTTTGAtatcagcagtgtgtgtgtgtgtgtgtgtgtgtgtgtgtgtgtgtgtgtgtgtgtgtgtgtgtgtgtgtgtgtgtgtaatgacggCTGGCCTTTTGGTtcgtttttaaatgtatttatttaaatccTTTAACCAACGACTGTTGAAATGACCGCATGGCTTGTACAGCAAAATACAATTGTAGACATTTAATTTGTGATTTTCCATGATTGTTTTCCTCTGCAGCATATCCAGCCTGCAGGCCTCTAATCAGcctgtttctttgtgttgaCTGGTTGTGACCGCGTTGAGCGACAGGCTGCTGAACGCTGACCCCTTGCGGTCACCTGGGCTCACTTCATCTGGACAACCAGGCTGTTGTATCAAGCAAAACAATTCAATGTCTTTAGTACGATACACCCTCAGGACCCGCGCTGGAATAATATTGTATAAATATTATACTCTGAATGAATACAGCAGATCAGCTGTAACTCATTGGGTGAGGAACAGAAGTGAGAggcttcagcaccatggacagagaaCGGGCTCTCAGCCGAGTTTTACGCTGCAAGCCGTTGCAACCTTTCACATTTAAACgtttttaatataataataataatgattataataatcaatagttttatttaatttgatgCCATTTTCGCAATGTATTTAGTTCAATTCCAGTCTATTATATTGTTAATAGGCCCTACCCAGTTTCAAATGCTGATATAGCCTATTTATTCTGCTTTCAATGCAGGATGTAAaatgaacattaaaaaaaaacatgcagttTATCATCATTATTTTCAGATCGACGCGTGTTGTTTAGTATGTGTTGGTATTTGAAGGATATATGTGTAACTATCGGCTACTTACATGTTGGACATCAACTTTTAACTAGGCCTGTACGATATTTTGGAGGTTAATTACCCCCAGACACCCAACCGTCTAACATCGTCATCATACAACTCCATTAAACCCCATCGTGTTGGAAAGAGTCGTTCATTAACTGAGCGGAACTTCTGCGAACTTAGAAATACACCCTTCATTTTCACCTGCAGCTGTTTGTAGACCTGTGTCCGGACGTTTCTACATGGCCAGCCGGTTCTTATTTAAAACATGAATCCGACATTAATAATGGCCAAtacgtttcatggttgcatgACATTGTCGCTATGGGTTTTATTCAACACTATTATTTATGTCTAAATATAAatttataaaatattattattattattataatttatctTTATATGTTTTCGTAAATATGCCCAAACTTCGCATAGGCCTATGTTTTAGCGGCCTGCCAGGAAGAAGAATGTAAACCTAACATGCTGGCAcacaatgtgttgttgttgatattattgttgttgttgttgttgttgttgttgtggttgttgcacTATGTCTATGTTAGGGACTCGGCCTGGACTACTAACGTGAGGACCCCCCGAGGTGACGAGGCTATGAGCCCTATGTTTTTTCGAGGTACAGTCCAGACACGCTCCCACATTGAAACCCGTTCACCTCAGAGTAAAGTTCATAACGCTGCACCAAACTTCTGCAGACTTAGACCAACATCCTACAATCTGACGAGCGTTGAAGTGCGCGAGAATTTCATTTCGAGCCTCAAGTCGGCTGCTAATCCTTTGAAGAGCCGCATTGTGCAAAGCGAGGGTCGATACCCTGGCTCACCTCGTCCTTTCACCGGCGCGCCATCACGAGAATGCCGAGATTTCGCAATTACGTGGCTCCCGCGAGCGCGGCAAAGTCAATCAATACTCGCAGATCATCATCGATATACTTTCTTCACGCAATAAGGTTTAATTTAACAGTCAATTCCCCGTCCCCTCGTCCAACAATTATCCTCCGCGAGAGGAGACGTGAGCGCGGGCCGCCAGGTGAGCTACAAGGAGCAGCATTGTGGCGGGAAAACTTTGCACATAACACGGAGACTGCAGCCtccagtggggtgttccacaaagccggttttatcacataaccgggtaaattAACCCAGgatttgctgtaaccctaggttttccgttccaaaaggatcacggtatgttagttgctatagcaacatatgctctgaatcaaacctggtcggaccaggttttgcgcaggttaagtttgaaacataacccggttttgggtatttcaaccggcgttcaccgcagatttcatgtgttcacaatggcatgcccttttgatgagagaactgctgatatcaaagcgcaaattatacgtgcaatccaccgggagcgattgataagaccacggctcgacatcttggcatattggatgactttttgctggagtggagagatatagattctcgcgcaaatctttaatatatttaaatagccttgcatagccaacactaccaatcgaggacctggcctcagttcactccagactatttgcgtagccctccgtttttttcaaatggtagttttacctaggctataggcctaatggagatgctgagcacatcacagtcgtttcagatgacccatccaagatttgtatcggcctcctatcatacaaagagcaatattgtctgagtactatgccgagaggcatttacaacataaagtataaaatagtcctaacggacttgcatccactggagaatgttcgatcgtagccggcggcttcattacaagcactgatccatcttgatctgtgaagttgatgaattgtcacttttaggttttctacccagttaccaaaaaaaagaaacatttggaatagtatgcgctgtggcaagcacacggtttgcatgtgttacttcgaaggcaaaaaaaatctaaaatacaagaaaactcaaaaacctacattcaaccagtgtggggtatggcccatgactctctgaggtggtatttaggtacctccaggtaggctaccccctccatgccagggcgcccgggcctgaatttatgtttattaacagctcctccaccggggtcaagacaatttgagggccagatccagtctgccgactgtcggccttttcacgattggcttaaaaaaatggcttatttaaatttataccaatacgatggtgggaaaagcttaccagtttgtatgttttttatacttcatttttatacttgatcctctgaccgcttggaagcaatcggagtacatattgttttagaagaaaggggttatgtggtaggatctttaagaatgcttaactgggatatttatatattcatggctcaaatattaaggatcatgcttttgacgtgtaactaacgcatttacgcggtcagcgatccgctgccaggctttggttctccgggttccagaggttttagcgttcccttttcttgtgataatgtccttctcctcgtcatagctctccaggagaacctggagttccatttcattgaaataagcggcccgtttcgccatatcgatcagggtttccatgatccatacatcacgtctttttaagtttggcgtggacgcgcacaaccctgtgttaaccaaccccgagttgattgaactaatgcataaccgctgctgtggaaccgaaaactctgggttggtcggcacagggtcaatcaacctagagttcagcgttaactcagtgtttgttaaacctccgttcgtggaacacccctcaggTCGCCGCTCGCACGCTGGGAGAACTTTATTGACAGGACAGACAATGCACACCATGCTGCCTCCCAAATAAGGTACGAGATAAGAATCGACTTTGCGCTGTTTAGCCTGATTGCGTTTTAAATCATGATTGTTTATCGAGTGATTCACTTCTGATCCTCCATCATACAGTTTAGCAGAGTAAGAACGAGTTTGGCTGTATGGCTGAATAGGACTAGGCCTATATTAGGCCTATAAAAAAGAagattgaagaaaaaaaaaacacagaactgCTATGTAAGTATAACTAGCAACAACCGTAAGAACATATCAAACATTCATGATTTGCCAATGAATAGACAAATATTAATTTATAATGGCTAAATATATTCCCTTATGATTTTGTGTAAGGAAATCTCTCAATTCTAGCCACTAGATGGAGACAGAGGCTCAGGGAGTATATGAAGGAGGCGTGCAGCTTGACACGTGAACGCTGATTCCATCTTTGTAaactttatattattatatcttCACTCATTGTGACATCTTTAAagagatatttttttgtaaaccTATATTCTCAGTGTCGTATGATGGATCAGCTGATTAATATAAAGGCCTATTTTAATTTTACGTAGGTCTATGTAAGCTGGCATATGTGTCAGGCTATTTGAATTGCAAAAAAATACTTTCTTTATGGAATTCATTTTCGCAAATATGTATTTTAGTAGACGGTTGATTGATATTTCTTGTCAAATTCTCTTTTATGACAATATGCaaaaattatcattattattagtattgctACATGCGATCTGTTTGCGACCTACATTTCGGTATGGATTTAGGAATCACGGCATGCATAAAACATGAACGTGAATTTTAGAGAATTTTAGAGCTGGGAACCGACAATGACATGTAATACTCTCTTGCCACCGCAAGATGGGGCACTAGTTCCATGCTGTCAACAAAATAGCAACCCGAGACTTGTCCCGCAAATACATGGTGGCTATTGTCTTTTCCTGATATAAATGCAACTTCTGTTGTAAATATTAAAATGGACTATACAGTTTAAGCCGCAAcagtaaaaaataacaacagtCCATTAGTAGCAAGAAACTGCAACTTTTGCTAAAGCAACaaggctactactactacttctaacaacaacaacaacaatgtttggttggtgtattttagtgtcagTATGAGCTGTGCACAGCATTAGTATGTGAATGGACGTCTTTGAGAAAGTGTGCAGGCAGGCAAACTCTGGTCCTGATATTCCGGCTCTATATTTAAACACCGGGGTCTCGAGTTTCTGCAGCTGTCGCCAAGTTGAAGTTCAGCACCTTGGGCATTTCTCAGCCGTGTTCTTGGGTCATATACACATAAACCTGCCAAACGCGGCCAAGGGCCCCGATCAGGGGCCTGAACCGTCTCCTCAGCAAACCATCCTCGCCTTGTGGGGAGACGGGGCTtcaacgcacccacacacacacacacacccacccacccacacacacccacacacacacacacacacacacacacacacacacacacacacacacacacacacacacacacacacacacacacacacacacacacacacacacacacacacacacacacatatacagctGCAAGGGGTGTggttgagcgagagagagagagactttagaTGTTTTCTCCACGTCCTTTTTGTCAGTATTTTATAGAAAACTACAGTTCCCTCGTTGTGAAATAAGGTCTACTGTATTTTCTTTTCATAAAACAACCTGCCATGTCGTCTAAATCCTATGATTAGACTTCCTTTATCATTATGTTAGTTGTCCCTGTCATACTGACTTGTGTTTTAGCTCCTGCAGGATATTAACTAAACTTATTGCACTGCGAAAAGGCTGAACAAACATTTGATATCAATTTTCAGGTTCAATATTATTTATCGCACATTGGATTCTGAAGAGTCCTCGTGACAGGATGTTGAGTCTGACTTTATTCATCCTTGATGAATCGTCTGGCTGCTCGCTGCTGCTAAGGTTGAGTGTTTATCAGCCTAGCGTCCCTGAGCAGTGGCCCAGTCGCCATCTTGTTCTGGATCATCTATTGTGTAACCTTCTGCTCCATAAATAATTCACAGCCTGAATTTGAACCCCTACCTGATGGTCAGAAGGGCTGACGCTGCTCTCTGTGTACTGGTCTCCTCCTCCCAGCAGCTCTGCCAACTGCGCCTGTATGGATTGGTTTCCACAGTAGTGCTCAACTTTATTCACCCTTAAGGCTCGTCTCTGTTGGTGGGTTCAGTCCAGGAGAAGCCAGCAGGCTGCTGGGTGAGAAGGTCCTTCAGGAGGTCTCGGTGCATCATAGTGCTGGGTGTTCATATCATCCTACAGGACATGTTTCCAATGTGTTAGCACTAGGCGCTTGCAGTTACGTGTAATAAGTGATGTAGGTTCTAACAACACAGGCCTGTCCTGTGTCAGGACGGATCAGTTCAT
Coding sequences within:
- the six6a gene encoding homeobox protein SIX6a — encoded protein: MFQLPILNFSPQQVAGVCETLEESGDIERLGRFLWSLPVAPAACEVLNKNEAVLRARAIVAYHSGNFRELYHILENHKFTKDSHSKLQALWLEAHYQEAEKLRGRPLGPVDKYRVRKKFPLPRTIWDGEQKTHCFKERTRHLLREWYLQDPYPNPSKKRELAQATGLTPTQVGNWFKNRRQRDRAAAAKNRLQQQVLSGGSVRSLADDDGTTDRLGNSSSPEASLSSKAAASAISITSSDSECDI